Proteins found in one Microbacterium sp. LWS13-1.2 genomic segment:
- a CDS encoding MarR family transcriptional regulator: MTDVNDADLSPDDLLALDNQVCFALVTAARNIVGLYRPILEPLGLTHPQYLVMLALWERSSRSLRELAVELALEPATLSPLVKRLEAQGLVTRSRRDDDERVLDVRLTDAGRRLREQALEVPGKVMASVGTDAQALLALRDALRPFAGAR, translated from the coding sequence ATGACGGACGTGAACGATGCCGACCTCAGCCCCGATGACCTGCTCGCACTCGACAACCAGGTGTGCTTCGCCCTGGTGACCGCCGCGCGCAACATCGTCGGCCTGTACCGGCCGATCCTGGAGCCGCTCGGGCTCACGCACCCGCAGTACCTGGTCATGCTCGCGCTCTGGGAGCGATCGTCCCGGTCGCTGCGCGAACTCGCCGTCGAGCTGGCCCTGGAGCCTGCGACCCTGTCGCCGCTGGTGAAGCGACTCGAGGCTCAAGGGCTCGTGACGCGTTCGCGGCGGGACGACGACGAGCGCGTGCTCGACGTGCGGCTCACCGACGCGGGGCGGAGACTGCGCGAGCAGGCTCTCGAGGTGCCTGGCAAGGTGATGGCGAGCGTCGGAACGGACGCCCAGGCGCTCCTGGCCCTCCGCGACGCGCTGCGCCCGTTCGCCGGCGCGCGCTGA
- the uvrB gene encoding excinuclease ABC subunit UvrB has protein sequence MQTTRSVRPFEVVSEFAPSGDQPQAIAELAARINAGETDVVLLGATGTGKSATTAWLVEAVQRPTLVLAHNKTLAAQLANEFRELMPHNAVEYFVSYYDYYQPEAYVPQTDTFIEKDSSVNAEVERLRHSTTNSLLSRRDVIVVSTVSCIYGLGAPDEYLRAMVALQVGEVYDRDALIRKFIAMQYNRNDVDFSRGNFRVRGDTIEIIPVYEEYAIRIEMFGDEIEALFMLHPLTGDVVQRLDSVPIFPASHYVAGTETVQRAIGTIEDELAERLNELESQNKLLEAQRLRMRTTFDLEMLQQLGFCSGIENYSRHMDGRAPGEPPHTLLDFFPDDFLMVIDESHVTVPQIGAMYEGDASRKRTLVEHGFRLPSALDNRPLRWDEFKNRVGQTVYLSATPGRYEMGIADGVVEQIIRPTGLIDPEIVVKPSKGQIDDLLEEIRLRVERDERVLVTTLTKKMAEELTDFLGEHGVRVRYLHSDVDTLRRVELLSELRAGVYDVLVGINLLREGLDLPEVSLVSILDADKEGFLRSGTSLIQTIGRAARNVSGQVHMYADTMTDSMAKAIEETDRRREKQIAYNTAHGIDPQPLRKRIADITEVLAREASDTDRMLRGKAAAKTKSGMGKSPTPQLRREGIAAEGAEQLEATIADLSQQMLAAAGELKFELAARLRDEVQDLKKELRAMERAGHA, from the coding sequence GTGCAGACCACTCGATCCGTGCGGCCGTTCGAGGTCGTGAGCGAATTCGCCCCGTCGGGCGACCAGCCGCAGGCGATCGCCGAGCTGGCGGCGCGCATCAACGCCGGTGAGACCGACGTCGTGCTGCTCGGCGCGACCGGCACCGGAAAGTCGGCGACGACGGCATGGCTCGTCGAAGCCGTGCAGCGCCCGACCCTCGTGCTGGCGCACAACAAGACGCTCGCGGCGCAGCTGGCCAACGAGTTCCGCGAGCTCATGCCCCACAACGCGGTCGAGTACTTCGTCAGCTACTACGACTACTACCAGCCCGAGGCGTACGTCCCGCAGACCGACACCTTCATCGAGAAGGACTCCTCGGTCAATGCCGAGGTCGAGCGGCTGCGGCACTCGACGACCAACTCGCTGTTGAGCCGCCGCGACGTCATCGTCGTCAGTACCGTCTCGTGCATCTACGGACTCGGTGCGCCCGACGAGTACCTGCGGGCGATGGTCGCGCTGCAGGTGGGTGAGGTGTACGACCGCGACGCGCTCATCCGCAAGTTCATCGCGATGCAGTACAACCGCAACGACGTCGACTTCTCGCGCGGCAACTTCCGCGTGCGGGGCGACACCATCGAGATCATCCCGGTGTACGAGGAGTACGCCATCCGCATCGAGATGTTCGGGGACGAGATCGAGGCGCTCTTCATGCTGCATCCGCTCACCGGCGATGTGGTCCAGCGGCTCGACAGCGTGCCCATCTTCCCGGCGTCGCACTACGTCGCCGGCACCGAGACGGTGCAGCGCGCGATCGGCACCATCGAAGACGAGCTGGCCGAGCGGCTGAACGAGCTCGAGTCGCAGAACAAGCTGCTCGAGGCCCAGCGCCTGCGCATGCGCACGACGTTCGACCTCGAGATGCTGCAGCAGCTCGGCTTCTGCTCGGGCATCGAGAACTACTCGCGGCACATGGACGGCAGGGCGCCCGGTGAGCCGCCGCACACGCTGCTGGACTTCTTCCCCGACGACTTCCTCATGGTGATCGACGAGTCGCACGTCACCGTTCCCCAGATCGGGGCGATGTACGAGGGGGATGCCTCGCGCAAGCGCACCCTCGTCGAGCACGGCTTCCGCCTGCCGAGTGCGCTCGACAACCGGCCGCTGCGGTGGGACGAATTCAAGAACCGCGTGGGCCAGACCGTCTATCTCTCGGCGACGCCGGGACGCTATGAGATGGGCATCGCCGATGGCGTCGTCGAGCAGATCATCCGCCCGACCGGCCTCATCGACCCCGAGATCGTGGTGAAGCCCTCCAAGGGGCAGATCGACGACCTCCTCGAAGAGATCCGCCTCCGGGTCGAGCGCGACGAGCGCGTGCTCGTCACCACGCTCACGAAGAAGATGGCGGAGGAGCTCACCGACTTCCTCGGCGAGCACGGGGTGCGGGTGCGCTACCTCCACTCCGACGTCGACACGCTGCGCCGGGTCGAGCTGCTCAGCGAGCTGCGCGCCGGCGTGTACGACGTGCTCGTCGGCATCAACCTCCTCCGAGAGGGCCTCGACCTCCCCGAGGTGTCGCTGGTGTCGATCCTCGATGCCGACAAGGAGGGCTTCCTCCGCAGCGGCACCTCGCTGATCCAGACGATCGGCCGTGCGGCGCGCAACGTCTCGGGCCAGGTTCACATGTACGCCGACACGATGACCGACTCGATGGCCAAGGCGATCGAAGAGACCGACCGGCGCCGCGAGAAGCAGATCGCCTACAACACGGCCCACGGGATCGACCCGCAGCCGCTGCGCAAGCGCATCGCCGACATCACCGAGGTGCTGGCGCGAGAGGCGTCCGATACGGATCGGATGCTGCGGGGCAAGGCCGCTGCGAAGACCAAGTCCGGCATGGGCAAGAGCCCGACGCCGCAGCTGCGACGCGAGGGCATCGCGGCCGAGGGGGCCGAACAGCTCGAGGCGACCATCGCCGACCTCAGCCAGCAGATGCTCGCGGCCGCTGGCGAACTCAAGTTCGAGCTCGCCGCGCGCCTGCGCGACGAGGTGCAGGATCTCAAGAAGGAACTGCGCGCCATGGAGCGCGCGGGGCACGCGTAG
- the coaE gene encoding dephospho-CoA kinase yields MPLVALTGGIASGKSTIARRLAEHGAVIVDADQLVREVQAPGGPVLAAIADTFGEGMLRPDGSLDRAALGTRVFGDAAAIAQLNAIVHPAVRAESARRFAAAFAADPDAVVVYDVPLLVEARVDDPWQLVIVAHAPADVRADRLVGLRGLSHADAAARIASQVPDEARLRIADVVIDTAGALDDTLRQVDELWERLDEHVARRAGAS; encoded by the coding sequence ATGCCGCTCGTCGCGCTCACCGGAGGCATCGCCTCGGGAAAGTCCACCATCGCCCGTCGCCTCGCCGAGCACGGCGCCGTGATCGTCGACGCGGATCAGCTCGTGCGCGAGGTGCAGGCGCCGGGTGGGCCGGTGCTGGCGGCGATCGCCGACACCTTCGGCGAGGGCATGCTGCGCCCCGACGGATCCCTGGACCGTGCGGCCCTCGGCACACGGGTGTTCGGTGACGCGGCGGCGATCGCCCAGCTCAACGCGATCGTCCATCCTGCCGTACGCGCCGAGTCCGCGCGCCGCTTCGCCGCTGCGTTCGCGGCCGACCCGGATGCCGTCGTCGTCTACGACGTGCCGCTGCTGGTCGAAGCGCGCGTCGACGACCCCTGGCAGCTCGTCATCGTGGCGCACGCGCCGGCAGATGTGCGAGCGGACCGCCTCGTCGGGCTGCGGGGTCTCAGCCACGCGGATGCCGCGGCGCGCATCGCCTCGCAGGTGCCCGACGAGGCGCGTCTGCGGATCGCCGACGTGGTGATCGACACGGCGGGCGCCCTCGACGACACGCTGCGCCAGGTCGACGAACTGTGGGAGAGGCTCGACGAGCACGTGGCGCGGCGCGCGGGGGCCTCCTAG
- a CDS encoding response regulator transcription factor — protein sequence MTDVQDPSTLPDPEGASVEEARVAVVIEDEEDIRSLLSTVLAQAGFEVHGAANGADGVELVREHRPLVTTLDVNMPGIDGFETAKRIRAISSTYIVMLSARSEEIDALQGLEAGADDYVAKPFRPRELRARIDAMLRRPRQVTPPDPDGGATPVSSDGVWLEHHGLRLNAATHLVTVDDQDVELTRSEFDILADLLVAGRRVRAKSDLALMLRGDQYAVSDFVSDSDARAIEVHMANLRRKLGESPAQPRWIETVRGVGYRLTA from the coding sequence ATGACCGACGTCCAGGATCCGTCGACACTCCCGGATCCGGAGGGTGCATCGGTGGAAGAAGCGCGCGTCGCCGTCGTGATCGAAGACGAAGAGGACATCCGTTCTCTCCTGTCGACGGTCCTCGCCCAGGCGGGCTTCGAAGTGCACGGCGCGGCGAACGGCGCCGACGGCGTCGAGCTGGTCCGCGAGCATCGCCCCCTGGTCACGACGCTCGATGTCAACATGCCCGGCATCGACGGCTTCGAGACCGCCAAGCGCATCCGGGCCATCAGCTCGACGTACATCGTGATGCTGAGCGCCCGCAGCGAGGAGATCGACGCGCTGCAGGGGCTCGAGGCGGGCGCCGACGACTACGTCGCGAAGCCGTTCCGCCCTCGTGAGCTGCGCGCGCGCATCGACGCGATGCTCCGGCGACCGCGGCAGGTCACGCCTCCCGATCCGGACGGCGGCGCGACGCCCGTCTCCTCCGACGGCGTCTGGCTCGAGCACCACGGACTCCGGCTGAACGCCGCCACCCACCTCGTCACGGTCGACGATCAGGATGTCGAGCTGACGCGCAGCGAGTTCGACATCCTCGCCGATCTGCTGGTCGCGGGCCGGCGCGTGCGGGCGAAGTCCGACCTCGCCCTCATGCTGCGCGGCGACCAGTACGCGGTGAGCGACTTCGTCTCCGACAGCGACGCACGCGCCATCGAGGTGCACATGGCCAATCTGCGGCGCAAGCTCGGCGAGTCGCCGGCCCAGCCGCGATGGATCGAGACCGTGCGCGGAGTCGGCTACCGGCTCACCGCCTGA
- a CDS encoding ATP-binding protein has translation MTAATPGDTGAPAVRSRPRVTAPEAADRTRGRTAMLNQLLLAAVVFVLGVLVAVGPFGGEPVLFFSGVVVVVAVTAATLVIPWNRLPYGWVAVVPAVDILAITLMQIAAPDTVLGLLWIFPTMWLAAGFGLLGLFGVIVAIAGIVSVLTALSATEVTYRTFLLPLVLFAVAATSHLNARRSDAQRMLLAKQSQLLQSVLARTRRQEQVVTEVLDAVDFGVVRIGPAGRVAVRNEAHGRLQQGHEPDDDRAEVLAFRDDGSSPLPPDELPLERARRGEAFDDQVVWFGVEPGPRRALTITARRLTDPDGGDAGAVVVSRDVTAELTALRARDDLVASVSHELRTPLTSILGYLDLAIEDPDTPDAVRASLDVAERNAERLLRIVADILAASSSSPSSVEASLAPQLVDARELVAAAVDDALPRAAARAITIDATGLEPAMAWADPLRLRQVVDNLVSNAIAYNKDGGTVFVGTTTDGDSSWILVRDTGVGISDADRSRLFQRYYKAGGDRRTGTGLGLAITRDIVRAHGGELALHSAPGIGSTFIVKLPATAPEGDAP, from the coding sequence ATGACCGCCGCGACGCCGGGCGACACGGGGGCGCCCGCGGTGCGCTCCCGCCCCCGCGTGACCGCGCCCGAGGCCGCAGACCGCACGCGCGGCCGCACCGCGATGCTCAACCAGCTGCTGCTGGCCGCCGTCGTGTTCGTACTCGGCGTGCTGGTGGCGGTCGGCCCCTTCGGCGGCGAGCCCGTGCTGTTCTTCAGCGGGGTCGTGGTGGTGGTCGCGGTGACAGCGGCGACGCTCGTGATCCCGTGGAATCGCCTGCCGTACGGGTGGGTCGCCGTGGTGCCCGCGGTCGACATCCTCGCCATCACGCTCATGCAGATCGCCGCACCCGACACGGTGCTCGGCCTGCTCTGGATCTTCCCGACGATGTGGCTCGCCGCCGGCTTCGGGCTGTTGGGCCTGTTCGGCGTGATCGTCGCGATCGCCGGCATCGTCAGCGTGCTGACGGCGCTCAGCGCTACCGAGGTGACCTACCGCACGTTCCTGCTGCCTCTCGTGCTGTTCGCCGTCGCCGCGACGAGCCACCTCAACGCCCGCCGGTCGGACGCGCAGCGCATGCTGCTGGCGAAGCAGTCGCAGCTGCTGCAGAGCGTCCTGGCGCGCACGCGCCGGCAGGAGCAGGTCGTGACGGAGGTGCTCGACGCCGTGGACTTCGGCGTCGTGCGCATCGGTCCCGCCGGACGGGTCGCCGTCCGCAACGAGGCGCACGGCCGACTGCAGCAGGGCCACGAGCCCGACGACGACCGGGCTGAGGTGCTCGCCTTCCGCGACGACGGCAGCTCACCGCTGCCGCCCGACGAGCTCCCGCTCGAGCGCGCGCGCCGCGGCGAGGCGTTCGACGACCAGGTGGTGTGGTTCGGGGTGGAGCCCGGTCCCCGCCGCGCGCTGACGATCACCGCGCGCCGCCTCACCGACCCCGATGGGGGCGACGCAGGAGCCGTCGTCGTCTCGCGGGACGTGACGGCGGAGCTGACCGCCCTCCGCGCACGCGACGACCTGGTCGCCTCGGTGTCGCACGAGCTGCGCACCCCGCTGACTTCGATCCTCGGCTACCTCGACCTCGCGATCGAGGACCCCGACACCCCCGACGCGGTGCGCGCGAGCCTCGACGTCGCCGAGCGCAACGCCGAGCGCCTGCTGCGCATCGTCGCCGACATCCTCGCCGCCTCGAGCTCGTCGCCGTCATCGGTGGAGGCATCGCTCGCTCCGCAGCTCGTCGACGCGCGCGAACTCGTGGCCGCCGCCGTCGACGATGCCCTGCCGCGCGCCGCCGCGCGGGCCATCACGATCGATGCGACGGGTCTGGAGCCGGCGATGGCGTGGGCGGATCCGCTGCGGCTGCGGCAGGTCGTCGACAACCTCGTGTCGAATGCCATCGCCTACAACAAGGACGGCGGCACGGTCTTCGTCGGCACGACGACGGACGGCGACTCGAGCTGGATCCTGGTGCGCGACACCGGCGTGGGCATCTCGGACGCCGACCGCTCGCGGCTCTTCCAGCGCTACTACAAGGCGGGCGGCGATCGGCGGACGGGCACCGGTCTCGGCCTCGCGATCACGCGCGACATCGTGCGCGCGCACGGGGGCGAGCTCGCCCTGCACAGCGCGCCAGGAATCGGCTCGACCTTCATCGTGAAGCTGCCCGCGACCGCCCCCGAGGGAGATGCACCATGA
- a CDS encoding GIY-YIG nuclease family protein — protein sequence MPANRVSAPCLVDDDGCRGPVPLDAPIPLCERHLAVAAEWGGAHDGLTDVLPSPCGLCGSRLGVRYPSGWLCAVCEWRHGEIPDAEIPPPRVDVVYYLRYADRVKIGTSANPRQRFGAIWHDELLAFERGGRALEQRRHVQFTADRYPGTEWFRRSEALTAHIAVLAAGVDDPWQLHARWLSEALAAQG from the coding sequence GTGCCTGCGAACCGAGTCTCCGCCCCCTGCCTGGTGGACGACGACGGATGCCGGGGCCCGGTGCCCCTCGATGCTCCTATTCCGCTCTGCGAGCGGCATCTCGCCGTGGCGGCGGAATGGGGTGGGGCGCATGACGGGCTCACGGACGTCCTGCCGTCACCCTGCGGGCTGTGCGGATCGCGCCTCGGCGTCCGCTATCCGTCGGGATGGCTGTGCGCGGTGTGCGAGTGGCGCCACGGCGAGATCCCCGATGCCGAGATCCCGCCGCCGCGCGTCGACGTGGTCTACTACCTGCGCTACGCCGATCGGGTGAAGATCGGCACGAGTGCGAACCCGCGCCAGCGCTTCGGGGCGATCTGGCACGACGAGCTGCTGGCGTTCGAGCGCGGTGGGCGCGCGCTCGAACAGCGACGGCACGTGCAGTTCACGGCCGACCGCTATCCCGGCACGGAGTGGTTCCGTCGCTCGGAAGCGCTCACCGCGCACATCGCGGTGCTCGCGGCCGGCGTCGACGATCCGTGGCAGCTCCACGCCCGGTGGCTGAGCGAGGCGCTCGCGGCACAGGGGTGA
- the rpsA gene encoding 30S ribosomal protein S1, whose product MTTATTAPATKQVAINDIGSAEDFLAAVEKTLKFFNDGDLIEGTVVKIDRDEVLLDVGYKTEGVIPSRELSIKHDVDPNEVVKVGDEVEALVLQKEDKEGRLILSKKRAQYERAWGDVEKIKENDGVVTGSVIEVVKGGLIVDIGLRGFLPASLIELRRVRDLTPYLGQEIEAKILELDKNRNNVVLSRRALLEQTQSESRTTFLNNLHKGQVRKGTVSSIVNFGAFVDLGGVDGLVHVSELSWKHIEHASEVVEVGQEVTVEILEVDLDRERVSLSLKATQEDPWQVFARTHAIGQVAPGKVTKLVPFGAFVRVADGIEGLVHISELSGKHVELAEQVVSVGEEVFVKIIDIDLERRRISLSLKQANESVDPNGTEFDPALYGMVTEYDENGEYKYPEGFDPETNAWLEGFDEQREKWEQEYAAAHARWEAHKAAVTKALEAEAAAPVETGSSTFSSDSSPVGTLADDEALAALREKLSGR is encoded by the coding sequence ATGACTACCGCAACGACCGCCCCGGCCACCAAGCAGGTCGCGATCAACGACATCGGATCTGCCGAGGACTTCCTGGCCGCGGTCGAGAAGACCCTGAAGTTCTTCAACGACGGCGACCTCATCGAGGGCACCGTCGTGAAGATCGACCGCGACGAGGTGCTCCTCGACGTCGGTTACAAGACCGAGGGTGTCATCCCCTCGCGCGAGCTCTCCATCAAGCACGACGTCGACCCCAACGAGGTCGTCAAGGTCGGCGACGAGGTCGAAGCCCTCGTTCTCCAGAAGGAGGACAAGGAAGGCCGCCTCATCCTCTCCAAGAAGCGCGCGCAGTACGAGCGCGCCTGGGGCGACGTCGAGAAGATCAAGGAGAACGACGGTGTGGTCACCGGCTCCGTGATCGAGGTCGTCAAGGGTGGTCTGATCGTCGACATCGGCCTGCGCGGCTTCCTGCCCGCTTCGCTGATCGAGCTCCGCCGCGTCCGCGACCTCACGCCGTACCTCGGCCAGGAGATCGAGGCGAAGATCCTCGAGCTCGACAAGAACCGCAACAACGTCGTGCTCTCGCGCCGCGCCCTGCTCGAGCAGACGCAGTCCGAGTCGCGCACCACGTTCCTCAACAACCTGCACAAGGGCCAGGTCCGCAAGGGCACGGTCTCGTCGATCGTCAACTTCGGTGCGTTCGTCGACCTGGGTGGCGTGGACGGTCTCGTGCACGTCTCCGAGCTCTCGTGGAAGCACATCGAGCACGCGTCCGAGGTCGTCGAGGTCGGCCAGGAGGTCACCGTCGAGATCCTCGAGGTCGACCTGGACCGCGAGCGCGTCTCGCTGTCGCTCAAGGCGACGCAGGAGGACCCGTGGCAGGTCTTCGCCCGCACGCACGCGATCGGTCAGGTCGCTCCGGGCAAGGTCACCAAGCTCGTTCCGTTCGGTGCGTTCGTGCGCGTCGCGGACGGCATCGAGGGCCTCGTGCACATCTCGGAGCTGTCGGGCAAGCACGTCGAGCTCGCCGAGCAGGTCGTGTCGGTCGGCGAAGAGGTCTTCGTCAAGATCATCGACATCGACCTCGAGCGTCGTCGCATCTCGCTCTCGCTGAAGCAGGCGAACGAGTCGGTCGACCCCAACGGCACCGAGTTCGACCCGGCGCTGTACGGCATGGTCACGGAGTACGACGAGAACGGGGAGTACAAGTACCCCGAGGGCTTCGACCCCGAGACCAACGCGTGGCTCGAAGGCTTCGACGAGCAGCGCGAGAAGTGGGAGCAGGAGTACGCCGCTGCCCACGCTCGCTGGGAGGCCCACAAGGCAGCCGTCACGAAGGCTCTCGAGGCCGAGGCTGCCGCCCCGGTCGAGACCGGCTCGTCGACCTTCTCGTCCGACAGCAGCCCGGTGGGCACGCTGGCCGACGACGAGGCGCTCGCCGCTCTGCGCGAGAAGCTCTCGGGTCGCTGA
- a CDS encoding PH domain-containing protein: protein MFDPRIEKHLITDQGEHVVDEVRKHWAATVSAVLELFGGIVVLLLSFFVPAQAWWVPALLGVAITGHAIWRCFEQHTDRFVITNMRVFRVHGILSQRIATMPLARILDISVYKPVVGRVFGYGHFVFESAAQEQGLREIRYVGDPDERGLTIQRVIQQAGLRGAAGRAEQFGGAHIMPPPPPAPVASVTTADAAHDDNPTAPVPDVRPATNPSGWDWLADAQRREDERLAQLRGEPAPAPAPFDPDRTNTAPIQLPR from the coding sequence ATGTTCGATCCGCGGATCGAGAAGCACCTGATCACGGATCAGGGGGAGCACGTCGTCGACGAGGTGCGCAAGCACTGGGCGGCCACGGTCTCCGCCGTCCTGGAGCTGTTCGGTGGCATCGTCGTGCTCCTCCTGTCGTTCTTCGTGCCGGCGCAGGCCTGGTGGGTACCCGCACTCCTCGGCGTCGCGATCACCGGCCACGCCATCTGGCGGTGCTTCGAGCAGCACACCGACCGCTTCGTCATCACCAACATGCGCGTCTTCCGCGTGCACGGCATCCTGTCGCAGCGCATCGCGACGATGCCGCTCGCGCGCATCCTCGACATCTCGGTCTACAAACCGGTCGTGGGACGTGTCTTCGGCTACGGCCACTTCGTCTTCGAGTCGGCGGCGCAGGAGCAGGGTCTCCGCGAGATCCGCTACGTCGGGGATCCCGACGAGCGCGGCCTCACGATCCAGCGCGTCATCCAGCAGGCGGGTCTGCGCGGCGCGGCAGGCCGGGCCGAGCAGTTCGGAGGCGCCCACATCATGCCGCCCCCGCCGCCCGCACCCGTGGCATCCGTCACCACGGCGGACGCTGCGCACGACGACAATCCCACTGCGCCGGTGCCCGATGTGCGCCCCGCCACGAACCCGTCGGGGTGGGACTGGCTCGCCGACGCGCAGCGGCGTGAGGACGAGCGGCTGGCGCAGCTGCGCGGCGAGCCGGCGCCGGCACCCGCGCCGTTCGACCCCGATCGCACGAACACCGCGCCGATCCAGCTGCCCCGCTGA
- a CDS encoding zinc-dependent alcohol dehydrogenase family protein — protein MLATVIHAARDIRVETVPDPVLSTGADAIVRVVAACVCGSDLWPYRGVTPTNEPHRIGHEFVGIVEEVGADVRVIRPGDFVIAPFYVCDGTCANCRNGVSTSCLHGGWWGSDDRFGGFADGGQGERVRVPLADGTLAVVPAPVGDHEIPGLLTLSDVMGTGHHAAVSAGVGPGDAVAVVGDGAVGLCAVIAAKRLGATTIIAMSRHPQRQALAREFGATHIVEERGDAGIEAVRALTGGIGADRVLECVGTKESMDQALRSTRPGGMVGYVGVPNGGPELPVRQMFNRNVGVNGGVAPVRGYIEELLPDVRSGAIRPGRVFDLELPLAEAAEAYAAMDERRATKVLLRP, from the coding sequence ATGCTCGCCACCGTCATCCACGCCGCGCGCGACATCCGCGTCGAGACCGTCCCCGACCCCGTGCTGTCCACCGGCGCCGACGCGATCGTGCGCGTCGTCGCGGCGTGCGTGTGCGGCTCCGACCTCTGGCCCTACCGCGGCGTCACACCCACGAACGAGCCCCACCGCATCGGCCACGAGTTCGTCGGCATCGTCGAGGAGGTCGGCGCCGACGTGCGGGTCATCCGCCCGGGCGACTTCGTCATCGCCCCGTTCTACGTGTGCGACGGCACGTGCGCGAACTGCCGGAACGGCGTCAGCACCTCGTGCCTGCACGGCGGCTGGTGGGGCAGCGACGACCGATTCGGCGGCTTCGCCGACGGCGGCCAGGGCGAGCGGGTGCGGGTTCCGCTCGCGGACGGCACCCTCGCCGTCGTTCCCGCGCCAGTGGGCGACCACGAGATCCCGGGCCTGCTGACCCTCAGCGACGTCATGGGCACGGGACATCACGCCGCGGTGTCGGCGGGTGTGGGTCCCGGCGACGCGGTGGCCGTCGTGGGCGACGGCGCCGTGGGCCTGTGCGCCGTCATCGCGGCGAAGCGGCTCGGCGCCACCACCATCATCGCGATGTCGCGGCATCCGCAGCGCCAGGCGCTCGCCCGCGAGTTCGGCGCCACCCACATCGTCGAGGAGCGGGGGGATGCCGGCATCGAAGCGGTGCGCGCACTCACCGGCGGCATCGGCGCCGACCGTGTCCTCGAGTGCGTCGGCACGAAGGAGTCGATGGACCAGGCGCTGCGCTCGACCCGCCCCGGCGGGATGGTCGGCTACGTCGGCGTGCCCAACGGCGGGCCCGAGCTGCCCGTGCGTCAGATGTTCAACCGCAATGTGGGCGTCAACGGCGGCGTCGCTCCCGTGCGCGGCTACATCGAGGAGCTCCTCCCGGACGTCCGCTCCGGCGCGATCCGGCCGGGCCGCGTGTTCGATCTCGAGCTTCCCCTCGCCGAGGCGGCAGAGGCGTACGCCGCGATGGACGAGCGCCGCGCCACGAAGGTGCTGCTGCGACCGTGA
- a CDS encoding DUF503 domain-containing protein — protein sequence MWIGWIEFDLLLGDIRSLKEKRSVLRPLIAELSRRTEAAAAEVGEHDLHRRASIGVSIVASGSSHVRDVLDHAERLVADRPEITLLSVRRGLHSSED from the coding sequence ATGTGGATCGGGTGGATCGAGTTCGACCTGCTGCTCGGCGATATCCGCTCGCTGAAAGAGAAGCGCAGCGTGCTGCGCCCCCTCATCGCCGAGCTCAGTCGCCGCACCGAGGCGGCCGCGGCCGAGGTGGGCGAGCACGACCTTCACCGGCGGGCGAGCATCGGCGTGTCGATCGTCGCGTCGGGCTCGTCGCACGTGCGGGACGTGCTCGATCACGCCGAGCGCCTCGTCGCCGACCGTCCCGAGATCACCCTGCTGTCGGTCAGGCGAGGACTGCACTCCAGCGAGGACTGA
- a CDS encoding SDR family oxidoreductase, with the protein MARILIFGGHGKVALLLEPLLVAQDHTVTAVIRDPAHEAEVAATGAQPVVADVEILDGDQLTNLIAGNDVVVWSAGAGGGDPARTYAVDRDAAVRSMDAAVAAGVLRYVMVSWIGSRADHGVGRESSFFPYADAKWAADAHLAGSALDWTILAPGTLTLDAPTGRIELDPDGSGSVPRADVAAVIAATIADDSTIGRTIRFGAGGEVIGHAIAG; encoded by the coding sequence ATGGCCCGCATCCTGATCTTCGGCGGACACGGCAAGGTCGCGCTGCTCCTCGAGCCGCTGCTCGTGGCGCAGGATCACACCGTGACAGCCGTCATCCGCGATCCCGCGCACGAGGCGGAGGTCGCCGCGACCGGCGCGCAGCCGGTCGTCGCGGATGTCGAGATCCTCGACGGCGACCAGCTGACGAACCTGATCGCCGGCAACGACGTCGTCGTCTGGTCGGCGGGCGCAGGCGGCGGCGACCCGGCGCGCACGTACGCGGTGGACCGCGACGCGGCTGTGCGCTCCATGGACGCCGCCGTGGCTGCCGGAGTGCTCCGCTACGTCATGGTGTCGTGGATCGGCTCGCGCGCCGACCACGGCGTCGGCAGGGAGTCCTCGTTCTTCCCCTACGCCGACGCCAAGTGGGCGGCAGACGCCCACCTCGCCGGAAGCGCGCTCGACTGGACGATCCTCGCACCGGGCACCCTCACGCTCGATGCGCCGACCGGGCGCATCGAGCTCGATCCGGACGGCTCAGGGTCCGTGCCGCGTGCGGACGTGGCCGCCGTCATCGCCGCGACCATCGCAGACGACAGCACGATCGGGCGGACCATCCGGTTCGGCGCCGGCGGTGAAGTCATCGGCCACGCCATCGCGGGCTGA